The Clostridium sp. AWRP genome has a window encoding:
- a CDS encoding GH25 family lysozyme: protein MLNGIDIYEGDNISDWDLIKRNYDVVIQKATQGTGHTDRLLSYRYPKIKNAGLKIGFYHFASYNSTNPIDEAQHFLNAIKGLESDTILFLDIEIEDKWDKQIAINFANAFIKYVQSQGYSIGIYTGYYFYKDYLKGNIPQVPLWIASYGKQPPTYPEDSWQYSEDGQILGAIGNVDLNYFNENILNGGTKKVKNIVCINNSVDERAAGYLADFLQCPIINNALVKFDYSCVENVYCVGGGQFTDHAKQIIKGQDRYGTCQAVLDFIKNGGK, encoded by the coding sequence ATGCTGAATGGAATTGACATATACGAAGGTGACAATATTTCGGATTGGGATTTAATCAAAAGAAACTATGATGTAGTAATACAAAAAGCTACTCAAGGAACTGGGCATACCGATAGACTTTTAAGTTACAGATACCCAAAAATTAAAAATGCAGGACTAAAAATTGGATTTTATCATTTTGCTTCATATAATTCAACTAACCCAATTGATGAAGCTCAACATTTTTTAAATGCTATAAAGGGTTTAGAAAGTGACACAATTCTATTTTTAGATATAGAGATAGAAGATAAATGGGATAAACAGATTGCGATAAATTTTGCAAATGCTTTCATTAAATATGTGCAAAGTCAAGGTTACAGCATTGGCATTTATACAGGCTACTATTTCTATAAGGATTACCTGAAAGGGAATATACCTCAGGTACCTTTATGGATTGCAAGCTATGGAAAACAGCCCCCTACTTATCCAGAAGATTCATGGCAGTACTCAGAGGATGGACAAATTTTAGGTGCTATTGGAAATGTAGACTTAAATTATTTCAATGAAAATATATTAAATGGAGGTACAAAAAAAGTGAAAAATATAGTATGTATCAATAATTCTGTAGATGAAAGGGCAGCAGGATATTTAGCTGATTTCTTACAATGCCCTATTATAAATAATGCTCTTGTGAAATTTGATTATAGCTGTGTAGAGAATGTTTATTGTGTAGGCGGTGGGCAATTCACAGATCATGCAAAACAAATAATAAAAGGACAAGATAGATATGGAACTTGCCAAGCTGTATTAGATTTTATTAAAAATGGAGGTAAATAA
- a CDS encoding HK97-gp10 family putative phage morphogenesis protein, whose translation MPYKSNLNNVLSALEKAKKDALTTIGAFVKAEAQLRAPVGKKEDGDIDPGRLRRNIDFKVHDDNNGVDVGATNAVVNKKREPYAAWVEKGTSKMPAQPFLEPSVMDNLGKIEEIAGQKIKVNMGGK comes from the coding sequence TTGCCATATAAAAGTAATCTTAATAATGTTTTAAGTGCTTTAGAAAAAGCAAAGAAAGATGCACTTACTACTATAGGGGCTTTTGTAAAAGCTGAAGCACAATTAAGAGCACCAGTAGGAAAAAAAGAAGATGGCGATATAGACCCGGGCAGACTTAGAAGAAATATTGATTTTAAAGTGCATGACGATAATAATGGTGTTGATGTTGGTGCTACTAATGCAGTAGTAAATAAAAAGCGCGAGCCTTATGCTGCATGGGTTGAAAAGGGTACGTCCAAAATGCCAGCTCAACCATTCTTAGAACCTTCAGTAATGGATAACTTAGGTAAGATTGAGGAAATAGCAGGGCAGAAAATAAAAGTTAATATGGGAGGAAAATAA
- a CDS encoding phage tail spike protein has product MYKVCLYNAGQETLIHYPTADKEAPHLFKMDLQEKDNDVDTFSFSIDIGNAGYNSLREFKTKVNLIDTRDNSIRFTGRLLKAPEKMDSNGFYKEASCESALAYLLDSNTRTQTYLTADVKNALQDLLDRHNAIVEDEKKIYLGTIGVIGSIAYTCQYESTLSAMTNMLKGIECHLQVREDDGKLYLDCLKELNSRVVEVRLGENMKEMIKTYDPTGIGTRIIPLGANNLTIADANGGLDYIEDLIAKGLFGVIEKPVSYSDITDAAELKSKATADINNYTQPSLTFEINALDLSTLSSVPADTFRKGLNLHIINPVMGIDDVYTIVEVDADLTQVYNPKLTISNIPATIQDIISRNENNALNNDSIHNGVQVGDSFGIRVSSSDGKIVITINALEGITIEDVVKNLKKFFIDTDGNLTMDGIQKITKDNKVIIENTFNNYGGINNIYDKDGNLVFKLGVESGSSDNVGATLIGYNKGSDKPRFKLGIAKDGDFGTLQMFNSEGKAKAVANGNDKNNNGVFFIVDSNGIRQRLATERYVQTYVADHMPSTPAGGGTSGS; this is encoded by the coding sequence ATGTATAAAGTATGCTTATATAATGCTGGACAAGAAACATTAATACACTATCCAACAGCAGATAAAGAAGCACCACACCTTTTTAAAATGGATTTGCAGGAGAAGGATAACGACGTTGATACCTTCTCCTTTTCTATTGATATAGGTAATGCAGGATATAATTCACTAAGGGAATTTAAGACAAAGGTAAACCTAATTGATACCAGGGATAATTCAATTAGGTTTACTGGAAGACTTTTAAAAGCTCCTGAAAAGATGGATTCTAATGGATTTTACAAAGAAGCTAGTTGTGAAAGTGCCTTAGCTTATCTTTTAGACAGCAATACCAGGACACAGACTTATTTAACAGCGGATGTAAAAAATGCCTTACAAGATTTACTTGATAGACATAATGCAATTGTAGAGGACGAGAAAAAAATATACCTGGGTACCATAGGTGTAATTGGTTCTATAGCTTATACATGCCAATATGAAAGTACATTAAGTGCAATGACCAATATGTTAAAAGGAATTGAGTGTCACCTTCAGGTTAGAGAAGATGATGGAAAGCTGTACCTGGACTGCTTGAAAGAATTAAATAGTAGAGTAGTTGAGGTACGTCTTGGTGAAAATATGAAAGAAATGATTAAAACCTATGATCCTACTGGCATTGGTACAAGAATTATTCCTTTAGGTGCTAATAATCTTACTATAGCAGATGCTAATGGAGGTCTTGACTATATCGAAGATCTAATTGCAAAAGGTTTGTTTGGAGTTATTGAAAAACCAGTATCATATTCAGATATAACGGATGCCGCAGAGTTAAAATCAAAAGCTACAGCAGATATAAATAATTATACACAACCTTCACTTACATTTGAAATAAATGCTCTTGATTTAAGTACATTGAGTAGTGTTCCAGCAGATACATTTAGAAAAGGCTTAAATCTTCATATAATAAATCCTGTAATGGGAATAGATGATGTGTACACCATAGTTGAAGTGGATGCTGATTTGACGCAAGTATATAATCCTAAACTAACTATTAGTAATATTCCTGCTACTATACAGGACATTATTTCAAGGAATGAAAATAATGCACTTAATAACGATTCTATCCACAACGGTGTACAAGTTGGAGATAGTTTTGGAATTAGGGTATCCAGTAGTGATGGCAAGATTGTAATAACCATAAATGCACTGGAAGGTATAACAATAGAAGATGTAGTAAAAAATTTGAAAAAGTTTTTTATAGATACAGATGGAAATTTAACTATGGATGGTATTCAAAAGATAACTAAGGATAATAAAGTAATAATTGAAAATACCTTTAATAACTATGGTGGAATTAATAATATATATGACAAAGATGGTAATTTAGTCTTTAAACTTGGAGTTGAAAGTGGTTCCAGTGATAATGTAGGAGCTACTTTAATTGGTTATAATAAAGGATCTGATAAACCACGATTTAAATTAGGCATAGCTAAAGACGGTGACTTTGGCACACTTCAAATGTTTAATAGTGAAGGAAAAGCCAAAGCTGTGGCTAATGGTAATGATAAAAATAATAATGGCGTATTCTTTATAGTTGATTCTAACGGAATAAGGCAGAGGCTTGCTACAGAGCGATATGTACAAACCTATGTAGCAGATCATATGCCAAGCACACCAGCAGGGGGTGGTACAAGTGGCAGTTGA
- a CDS encoding distal tail protein Dit yields MIYGLTFNGKHSLQDFGLYIEKKTINPPAKTKILEAVPFMNSKYDFSTVGSGGEQVFDTRTITVKLALLCYSMEELYTIYSQVLEWLTDCGQSQLIFDFDQAYYYLADVQEASKFEDFKENAELEVTFVAEPFRYSVDYMGDDIWDNFNFLTDYTQYTNEFNITEIGPGTTVIMYNNGRLVKPVINVDADSMRVNYNGKNYYLNKGDNKLWNLKLENGQNILHFYNALGKVKIIFRNEVL; encoded by the coding sequence ATGATTTATGGTTTAACTTTTAACGGCAAACATTCATTACAAGATTTTGGCCTATATATTGAGAAAAAGACCATAAACCCTCCTGCTAAAACTAAGATACTTGAGGCAGTACCTTTCATGAACAGTAAGTATGATTTTAGTACTGTTGGCTCTGGAGGTGAACAGGTTTTTGATACTAGGACTATAACTGTTAAACTGGCATTGCTCTGTTATAGCATGGAAGAATTATATACCATCTATAGTCAGGTACTCGAATGGCTAACTGATTGTGGTCAATCTCAACTTATTTTTGATTTTGACCAGGCATATTATTATCTTGCAGATGTTCAGGAGGCTTCAAAGTTTGAAGATTTTAAAGAGAATGCAGAGCTTGAAGTTACTTTTGTAGCTGAACCATTCCGTTACAGTGTTGATTATATGGGAGATGATATTTGGGATAATTTTAATTTTCTTACCGATTATACTCAATACACTAATGAGTTTAATATAACAGAAATAGGACCTGGTACAACAGTAATTATGTATAACAATGGTAGACTTGTAAAACCAGTTATTAATGTTGATGCGGATAGCATGAGGGTAAATTATAATGGTAAAAACTATTACCTTAATAAAGGCGATAATAAGTTATGGAATCTTAAATTAGAAAATGGACAAAACATTTTGCACTTTTATAATGCACTTGGAAAAGTAAAAATAATATTTAGAAATGAGGTGCTTTGA
- a CDS encoding phage tail tape measure protein, with the protein MEIFSLVGSILLKDNDVKNKLKDVDNTAKQTGSTFDSTFGKIVNSASKLGRNVGAVFDNLDKKFQLWMEDNKKSASNTEINNKALENYKGKLQALSTELEKSQKALKGVADEFGKDSTEYKEAENHVMDLKLKYKQLEDESKKLQKANDSINFKKIAEGAISVGSAMTMKFTTPILGAFGLAAKSATSFEHQMADIRKEVAASGIPISQVNSLMKEMSQDSIKWSEDFGQSTDDINKGLLTLVKDGYSGSESIKIMNTALYTSRGANEDLATVIDQLGSSLEAYGMKTNNAAQTTNNMSKMADTFAYVSNHTKASITSLGEAASVMGSTFTALKIPMTQGAAAIGELQSNGIDASTAANALKAGLVNLVHPSKRMSAAMKEMNLQVFDSKGQMKDLPTILDKIQNGTQGWTDKQKQAAIATLFGKESLSTWNVLIHKGGGYLRDLSTHAGNATGEVKKLSDSMKDTPANKFKELKESVHALAVSFGQDVLPSLLPLVNGITNLIKHFSNLNDGTKKFIVTTLALVAGLGPVILIFGKTLDTIIKLHENIGKLQQGFTRLGGISGILGGALKALPFIAVVAGIAAAIAVGYELYKHWDQIKAKAGELKNSIATHFNNIKTSIANVWNSIKTSTINVWNGIKTSVLGVWNALKTSVTTIFNSIEATIVAVWNGIKTAIMTVITPIVNGVINLFNSMKTGIFNIFNGFKTFFIGIWQAIKTIFLGAVLLIIDLVTGNFTKLSQDAQLIWNDLKTAFSNIWNGIKEIFTGALQAIAAFLSTEWEGIKNITSTVWNGIKTFLSDLWNGLKSIASTAWNAMKEAISSIVTGTIETIKSIWNGIINFFKDLPSNLETLGRNMFDAMKNGISSVLSTIGGVVRNGFDDAINFLKNLPSEALQWGKDFIQGLINGIKSMIDGVGDTVKGIADKIRSFLHFSRPDEGPLHDYETWMPDFLQGLADGITKNKGIITKAMQGLTGAMSLGSGNSDQSTQYGQNLNKSLGQGIQDSQDKVIKPVDTLNTTITSKMAALVQSFIQHGQNSDINLGNGITTNSDATINPLTTLIATITTGIKTFVQSCIQHGQNTDTNLGNGITNKSGDVINAANKVTTTVGNNLDTFAKGSVKYGQETDTSIGNGVTNTIQTVVTAINSVTTKMGDILKSFASSCVSIGQSIGDSIASGMRASEANAASIAHELVQKILDAFTSPEGFDIHSPSRKLFQIGNYVIQGFINGLSSQDAVAIFQNKIMSMLSAAGAMSGNVAEWIMMGIMAEGAPLSWFLPLEMIASRESGDPGKLGTGNPGLINNIGVGNEYATGLMQVLPSTFRGYFGSDAGIFNPIMSVRAAIREIRESWGGNPYNIPGLMDGNGYLGYETGTNNATEGAHPVAENGFEIVLGKALRWFSGGETVLNNKDSMTLLDNIKNAVETVKSLGNMSFSSMPTIKTQETESIENKNTETKKQPVILKLVLQNGRELAEYMIDDINKLQGEIQLSKNRVALGRR; encoded by the coding sequence ATGGAAATATTTAGTCTAGTAGGTTCTATTCTCCTGAAAGATAATGATGTAAAAAATAAACTGAAAGATGTTGATAATACAGCTAAACAAACAGGGAGTACCTTTGATAGTACATTTGGCAAGATAGTAAACAGTGCTTCCAAGTTAGGAAGAAATGTAGGTGCTGTATTTGATAACTTAGATAAAAAGTTTCAACTGTGGATGGAGGACAATAAGAAGTCCGCAAGCAATACAGAGATAAACAATAAAGCCCTTGAAAACTATAAAGGTAAGTTACAGGCGCTATCTACAGAACTTGAGAAAAGTCAAAAGGCTTTAAAAGGTGTTGCTGATGAATTTGGAAAAGATTCAACTGAGTATAAAGAGGCTGAAAATCATGTTATGGATTTGAAGCTTAAATATAAGCAGCTTGAAGATGAAAGTAAAAAGCTTCAGAAAGCCAATGATTCAATAAATTTTAAAAAGATAGCAGAGGGAGCTATTAGTGTTGGATCAGCTATGACTATGAAATTTACTACACCTATTTTGGGGGCATTTGGTTTAGCCGCAAAGTCTGCAACAAGTTTTGAGCATCAGATGGCAGATATAAGAAAAGAAGTTGCTGCTTCTGGAATACCAATATCACAGGTAAATTCATTAATGAAAGAAATGTCGCAGGATTCCATAAAGTGGAGTGAGGATTTCGGACAGTCTACAGATGATATAAACAAAGGACTTTTGACGTTAGTTAAGGATGGTTATTCTGGTAGTGAATCTATTAAAATTATGAATACTGCTTTATATACAAGCAGAGGTGCAAATGAAGACTTGGCGACTGTTATAGATCAATTAGGTTCTAGCCTTGAAGCCTATGGAATGAAAACCAATAATGCCGCACAGACAACCAACAATATGTCTAAAATGGCAGATACTTTTGCATATGTAAGTAATCATACCAAGGCAAGTATAACAAGCTTAGGTGAAGCTGCCAGTGTTATGGGTTCTACATTCACAGCTTTAAAGATCCCAATGACGCAGGGTGCTGCTGCTATAGGTGAATTGCAAAGTAATGGTATTGATGCAAGTACTGCCGCAAATGCACTAAAGGCTGGGCTTGTTAATTTAGTTCATCCTTCTAAACGAATGAGTGCTGCAATGAAAGAAATGAACCTTCAGGTATTTGATTCTAAAGGGCAAATGAAGGATTTGCCAACTATATTAGATAAAATACAGAATGGTACACAAGGTTGGACTGATAAACAAAAACAGGCAGCTATAGCTACTTTATTTGGGAAAGAGTCATTATCTACATGGAATGTTTTAATTCATAAAGGTGGAGGATACCTTAGAGATTTATCTACTCATGCCGGAAACGCTACAGGTGAAGTTAAAAAGTTATCTGATAGTATGAAGGATACTCCTGCTAATAAATTTAAAGAACTTAAAGAGAGTGTACATGCATTAGCTGTAAGTTTTGGACAGGATGTACTTCCAAGTTTATTACCATTAGTTAATGGAATTACTAATTTAATAAAGCATTTTAGCAATCTTAATGATGGCACTAAGAAGTTTATTGTTACTACATTAGCTTTAGTTGCTGGGTTAGGTCCTGTAATATTGATTTTTGGGAAGACTTTAGATACAATAATAAAACTTCATGAAAATATAGGTAAGCTTCAGCAGGGCTTTACAAGGCTCGGGGGTATATCTGGAATATTAGGTGGAGCATTAAAAGCACTTCCATTTATAGCTGTTGTAGCAGGAATTGCGGCAGCAATAGCTGTTGGGTATGAACTTTATAAGCATTGGGACCAAATAAAAGCTAAAGCTGGAGAACTGAAGAATTCTATTGCAACACACTTCAATAATATAAAAACTTCTATTGCTAATGTCTGGAATAGTATAAAAACATCAACTATAAATGTATGGAATGGAATTAAGACATCCGTTTTAGGTGTATGGAATGCTTTAAAAACAAGTGTAACAACAATTTTTAATAGTATTGAAGCAACTATAGTTGCCGTTTGGAATGGAATAAAAACAGCAATAATGACAGTTATAACTCCTATAGTTAATGGTGTTATTAATTTATTTAATTCCATGAAAACAGGAATATTTAATATTTTTAATGGATTTAAAACATTCTTTATAGGGATTTGGCAAGCTATTAAAACTATTTTTCTTGGAGCTGTACTTTTAATAATAGATTTAGTAACAGGAAACTTTACTAAACTATCTCAAGATGCGCAACTAATTTGGAATGATCTTAAAACTGCTTTCTCCAATATTTGGAATGGAATAAAAGAAATATTTACTGGAGCATTACAAGCTATAGCTGCCTTTCTATCTACTGAATGGGAAGGTATAAAAAATATAACTTCCACAGTATGGAATGGTATAAAAACTTTCTTAAGTGATTTATGGAATGGTCTAAAATCTATAGCAAGTACAGCATGGAACGCTATGAAAGAAGCCATTTCCAGTATAGTAACAGGAACTATAGAGACTATAAAGTCTATATGGAATGGAATTATAAACTTTTTTAAAGATTTACCATCTAATTTAGAAACTTTAGGACGAAATATGTTTGATGCCATGAAAAATGGTATATCCAGTGTATTGTCAACTATAGGTGGAGTAGTTAGAAATGGCTTTGATGATGCTATAAACTTTCTTAAAAATTTACCTAGTGAGGCTTTACAGTGGGGTAAAGATTTCATCCAAGGATTAATAAATGGGATAAAGTCAATGATTGATGGAGTTGGTGACACTGTAAAGGGCATTGCTGATAAAATAAGAAGTTTTTTACACTTCTCACGTCCAGATGAAGGACCGCTGCATGATTATGAAACTTGGATGCCTGACTTTTTACAAGGGCTTGCAGATGGAATAACTAAAAATAAAGGCATAATAACAAAAGCAATGCAAGGACTTACGGGTGCTATGTCTTTAGGTTCTGGAAATAGTGACCAATCAACGCAGTATGGCCAGAACTTGAATAAATCTTTAGGACAGGGAATACAAGACAGCCAGGATAAAGTTATAAAGCCAGTTGATACTTTAAATACTACTATAACTAGTAAAATGGCTGCTCTTGTGCAGTCATTTATTCAGCATGGACAGAATTCAGATATCAATTTAGGTAATGGCATAACTACAAACTCGGATGCAACTATAAACCCACTAACAACATTAATAGCCACTATAACCACTGGAATAAAAACTTTTGTTCAATCTTGTATTCAGCATGGTCAAAACACTGATACTAACCTTGGTAATGGAATAACTAATAAATCCGGTGATGTAATTAATGCTGCAAACAAAGTAACTACTACTGTAGGAAATAATCTTGATACTTTTGCAAAAGGTTCTGTCAAGTATGGCCAGGAAACAGACACTTCTATTGGAAATGGTGTAACCAATACGATACAAACTGTTGTGACTGCAATAAACAGTGTAACAACTAAAATGGGTGACATACTAAAAAGTTTTGCTAGTTCATGTGTTTCTATTGGTCAATCAATTGGAGATTCTATAGCAAGTGGTATGAGAGCCAGTGAAGCTAATGCAGCTTCTATAGCACATGAACTGGTTCAAAAAATATTAGATGCGTTTACCAGCCCTGAAGGTTTTGACATACATTCGCCTTCACGAAAATTATTTCAAATAGGTAACTATGTAATTCAAGGGTTCATAAACGGATTGTCTTCTCAGGATGCAGTTGCTATTTTCCAAAATAAAATTATGTCTATGCTTAGTGCGGCAGGTGCCATGAGTGGAAATGTAGCAGAATGGATTATGATGGGCATTATGGCTGAAGGTGCTCCGCTTAGTTGGTTTTTGCCACTTGAAATGATAGCTTCACGTGAAAGTGGTGACCCTGGTAAACTTGGCACTGGAAACCCAGGACTTATAAATAATATTGGCGTGGGGAACGAATATGCAACTGGATTAATGCAGGTTTTACCTTCTACTTTTAGGGGCTATTTTGGTTCAGATGCAGGAATATTTAACCCTATAATGAGTGTAAGAGCTGCCATAAGAGAAATAAGGGAAAGTTGGGGTGGAAATCCTTATAACATACCAGGACTTATGGATGGTAATGGGTATTTAGGTTATGAGACTGGAACGAATAATGCAACAGAAGGAGCACATCCAGTAGCTGAAAATGGATTTGAAATAGTTCTTGGTAAAGCTCTTAGATGGTTTTCTGGTGGGGAAACTGTTTTAAATAATAAAGATAGCATGACTTTATTAGATAATATCAAAAATGCTGTGGAAACTGTAAAGAGTTTAGGAAACATGAGTTTTAGTTCAATGCCTACTATAAAAACTCAGGAAACTGAAAGCATAGAAAATAAAAATACCGAGACAAAAAAACAGCCAGTAATATTAAAACTTGTTTTGCAGAATGGAAGAGAATTAGCTGAATACATGATTGACGACATAAATAAATTACAAGGTGAAATTCAGTTAAGTAAAAATAGAGTAGCTTTAGGGAGGAGATAA
- a CDS encoding Rho termination factor N-terminal domain-containing protein, whose translation MFKLQNLNVIRKVETEEEKSRLESQGFKEIGEVKPDYDDMIYNDLKQAAKEKNIEGYSSMKKEDLIAILKGLESEEK comes from the coding sequence ATGTTTAAACTACAGAATTTAAATGTTATTAGGAAGGTTGAGACAGAGGAGGAAAAATCAAGACTCGAAAGTCAGGGTTTTAAAGAAATTGGGGAAGTAAAACCTGATTATGATGATATGATTTATAATGACCTGAAACAAGCAGCTAAAGAAAAGAATATTGAAGGTTATTCCAGTATGAAAAAGGAAGATTTGATTGCAATTTTGAAGGGATTAGAGAGTGAGGAAAAATAA
- a CDS encoding SwmB domain-containing protein encodes MSDIDTTGLQTTGFNEKTMEHLVLDAGAIYKNFGLPSQTVVGATSGGNEFDAKAKTRQIKVDGVKAANAKGMEVIDSITTTLKCNFIEITKEILAAALIANIDSASDSNYDIITGKTIIADSDYIQNLAWVGTLSGSSKPVIIVIYNALCLDGLQIKPQDSKDNTLDVTFTAHADPSKPQELPYKIYYPKLTEDDGFIVSSAAVSGGKIVLTMNDDVAETVPKDGFVATISGSGDVITAAARGTSNTKTIELTLTTAIASGQTVALSYTKPTDDSKQVQSASGIVLDTFATINVPNV; translated from the coding sequence ATGTCCGATATAGATACAACAGGGTTGCAAACAACAGGATTTAATGAGAAAACTATGGAACATCTTGTACTTGATGCAGGTGCGATTTATAAGAATTTCGGATTGCCTAGTCAAACGGTTGTTGGTGCAACAAGTGGTGGAAATGAGTTTGATGCAAAGGCTAAAACAAGGCAGATAAAGGTGGATGGTGTTAAGGCAGCCAATGCAAAGGGTATGGAGGTGATTGACAGTATTACAACGACACTGAAATGCAACTTTATTGAGATTACAAAAGAAATTTTAGCGGCAGCACTTATTGCAAACATAGATAGTGCAAGTGATTCCAATTATGATATTATAACTGGAAAAACTATAATTGCGGATAGTGATTATATACAGAATTTAGCTTGGGTTGGTACTCTTTCAGGAAGTTCAAAGCCAGTAATAATTGTTATTTATAATGCGCTTTGCTTGGATGGACTACAAATAAAGCCTCAGGATTCTAAGGATAACACATTAGACGTAACATTTACGGCTCATGCAGACCCATCAAAACCGCAAGAACTTCCTTATAAAATTTATTATCCAAAACTTACTGAGGATGATGGTTTTATAGTTTCTAGTGCAGCAGTTTCAGGTGGAAAAATAGTTTTAACTATGAATGATGATGTAGCTGAAACAGTTCCTAAAGATGGTTTTGTAGCTACAATATCAGGATCAGGTGATGTAATTACAGCAGCCGCAAGGGGAACATCAAACACAAAGACAATAGAACTTACCTTAACTACGGCCATAGCTTCTGGACAAACAGTTGCACTTTCATATACAAAACCTACAGATGATAGTAAACAAGTTCAATCAGCTAGTGGCATTGTATTGGATACATTTGCGACAATAAATGTCCCAAATGTTTAA
- a CDS encoding hemolysin XhlA family protein, which produces MSECYDVKLCAEKHKQIDETFDLYERRLNDHADRLKKLEGRGERVDEKIENLCEQINNLVVTLRWGMGILGASFLGLFIYLLELHLK; this is translated from the coding sequence ATGAGTGAATGTTATGACGTAAAGCTATGTGCAGAAAAGCATAAACAAATAGATGAAACTTTTGATCTGTATGAGAGAAGATTAAACGATCATGCTGACAGGCTTAAAAAGCTAGAAGGAAGGGGAGAGCGAGTAGATGAAAAAATAGAGAACCTATGTGAACAAATTAATAATTTAGTAGTTACCCTTAGATGGGGTATGGGTATATTAGGAGCTTCATTCTTGGGGCTCTTTATTTATTTGCTAGAATTACATTTAAAATAA
- a CDS encoding phage head-tail connector protein — protein sequence MAAMDDVKELKGWQDSSHDGVIKIYIRRAVTLIKEHLNLRIDDATDIATVYQDAVVCYVMEQFDRKGNEATKQYSQGSRSGTYENSLSENVKNLLPVPYVRMMG from the coding sequence ATGGCAGCTATGGATGATGTTAAGGAATTAAAAGGATGGCAAGATAGTTCACATGATGGTGTAATAAAAATTTATATTCGCAGAGCCGTAACTCTTATTAAAGAGCATCTTAATTTAAGAATTGATGATGCTACCGATATTGCAACAGTTTATCAGGATGCCGTTGTATGTTATGTAATGGAGCAATTCGACAGAAAAGGGAATGAAGCAACAAAACAATATTCTCAAGGCAGCAGAAGTGGAACATATGAAAACAGCTTAAGCGAGAATGTAAAAAATTTGCTCCCGGTTCCATATGTGAGGATGATGGGATAA